From the genome of Nasonia vitripennis strain AsymCx chromosome 1, Nvit_psr_1.1, whole genome shotgun sequence, one region includes:
- the LOC100679621 gene encoding uncharacterized protein LOC100679621: MQQEGTPKFLKFHQGSVRGVAFSPRDRYLFCSGGYDGKVNLYSALRMELLMCYQITPMTQVKNVNAVRFTSDGSRILAATNTRRLVVVDVERGEQLLSYDNCAFGGRDRTGLATDPSGPNLAVSVAANGKGLTLIDLRMPLPLDFVYDLHGSIIRDICFLPATWPWQNSILTGGTDGTCKISSPDGRVLYAFQTGHSVNSVCITPEPYCRSAEDGFYSLIMSGGDLVSAYVPDSGIQELLKEHKDSPVWKLRYTSNGSTLYSVCDGGILRRYRRYPDRHEYLGEVYRHKGDIQDLDISPYDEYIVTASKDRSVGVLLLGPPNHGFTEYTELT; encoded by the exons ATGCAACAGGAAGGAACTCCGAAGTTCCTCAAGTTTCACCAGGGCAGCGTCAGGGGCGTTGCGTTCAGTCCCCGG GATAGATACCTCTTCTGCTCGGGCGGCTACGATGGAAAAGTCAACTTATACTCGGCACTTCGTATGGAATTGCTTATGTGCTATCAAATAACACCGATGACACAAGTTAAGAATGTTAACGCTGTGCGTTTCACCTCGGATGGTTCAAGG ATATTAGCAGCGACGAACACTCGGAGGCTGGTCGTGGTTGACGTGGAACGAGGCGAACAGCTTTTGTCCTACGACAACTGCGCGTTTGGAGGAAGGGACAGAACGGGTCTGGCGACTGATCCTTCTGGACCAAATCTAGCTGTCTCTGTAGCTGCCAATGGTAAAGGTTTGACTCTCATCGACCTACGGATGCCACTGCCTTTAGATTTTGTTTATGAC TTACATGGATCCATTATCAGAGACATTTGTTTTTTACCTGCAACATGGCCCTGGCAAAACTCGATACTGACAGGGGGAACTGATGGTACTTGTAAAATCTCTTCACCAGACGGTCGAGTTCTGTATGCTTTTCAAACTGGACACTCTGTGAACTCAGTCTGTATAACTCCTGAACCATACTGCCGAAGTGCCGAAGATGGGTTTTACA GTTTGATCATGAGTGGAGGCGATCTTGTTTCGGCCTATGTCCCAGACTCCGGGATTCAGGAACTTTTAAAAGAACACAAGGACTCTCCGGTATGGAAACTCCGCTACACTTCAAATGGTAGCACTTTGTATTCCGTGTGCGACGGCGGTATTTTAAGAAGATATAGGCGATATCCTGATAGGCATGAATACCTTGGTGAGGTATACCGACATAAAGGCGACATTCAAGACTTGGACATTTCACCTTATGATGAAT ATATTGTAACCGCTTCAAAAGATCGAAGCGTTGGAGTGCTTTTGCTCGGGCCGCCAAATCATGGTTTTACCGAGTACACCGAGCTCACCTGA
- the LOC100679587 gene encoding uncharacterized protein LOC100679587 has protein sequence MKYFSLHGCFSLFYFLHVISGVLCTDNVYEQISSYVQDSEYVDPSSLYYDRQSQTVKAPKMHHLSHGHSHENEIVVRSTDDHYRHCEDRSYQVFARRIINILISKANLKIENGMAIGQLDIEATVEELELLRSFGEGYCSIRKVDAIIANAIRAPQISLFDEAMNFTDKIAIYFYQHRIIFASILLIIFVTIIALKVRWTRLRIMVLLFDIIITISFMLTWWELLQEAEIKLAAQQRVYSAIPDECRQNEIGFLNSVWLFFGFGKGDCLKHLEAVMTDPNLKVMPLHAFSVMATKFFFHPLAMAGHYLSDFIENITRPLPFPVNHIAKLLLVLFMPCILATLLFVSIGGSMGIRLGPFLHLYLHGRQSATPPESLANSDRQAIEILRSEIREVSSTLAEVKPALTDKKNSPQKVKETVQSAKVETKKADKPEQDSDTNSDECPETREFEKISKEKLEDEMNELSDRKLNKIEKLEVENQQNKTQTEVKSKSSLDIVKKDRIL, from the exons ATGAAGTATTTTAGTCTGCATGGGTGCTTTagtttattttactttttacatGTGATTAGTGGTGTCCTGTGCACTGACAATGTTTACGAACAAATCTCAAGCTATGT ACAAGATTCAGAGTACGTTGATCCAAGTTCATTGTACTATGACAGACAATCACAAACTGTTAAAGCACCAAAAATGCATCATTTGAGCCATGGACACAGTCATGAAAATGAAAT AGTTGTAAGGAGCACAGATGATCACTATCGTCACTGTGAAGATAGGTCTTATCAAGTTTTTGCTAgaagaattataaatatactgATCTCAAAAGCTAATTTAAAG aTAGAGAATGGTATGGCTATTGGACAATTAGACATAGAAGCAACTGTTGAAGAATTAGAACTTCTTAGAAGCTTTGGAGAGGGCTATTGTTCAATCAGAAAAGTCGACGCTATCATTGCTAATGCCATACGAGCCCCACAAATAAGCTTATTTGATGAGGCTATGAACTTTACAGACAAAATTGCCATATACTTTTATCAACAT AGGATAATATTTGCATCAAtacttttaattatatttgtcACAATTATTGCTCTGAAAGTGCGATGGACACGACTCAGAATAATGGTCTTACTATTTGACATCATAATTACAATAAGCTTTATGCTTACCTGGTGGGAACTTCTTCAG GAAGCTGAAATTAAATTAGCAGCTCAACAACGTGTATATTCAGCGATTCCTGATGAATGTCGTCAAAACgaaattggatttttgaatTCGGTATGGTTATTTTTTG GCTTTGGTAAAGGCGATTGCCTTAAACACCTTGAAGCAGTCATGACTGATCCAAATTTAAAAGTCATGCCATTACATGCTTTTTCTGTAATGGCTACTAAATTTTTCTTCCATCCACTCGCTATGGCTGGTCATTACTTATctgactttattgaaaatattactC gTCCATTGCCTTTCCCAGTCAATCATATTGCAAAACTATTACTAGTTTTATTCATGCCATGTATTCTGGCTACACTACTTTTTGTTTCTATTGGAGGATCAATGGGAATCAGATTAGGACCTTTTCTTCATTTATATCTCCATGGAAGACAATCAGCAACACCACCTGAGTCTTTAGCTAACAGTGACAGACAGGCAATTGAAATCCTTCGATCC GAAATTCGGGAAGTTTCCTCCACCTTAGCTGAAGTAAAGCCAGCCCTAACTGATAAAAAGAATTCACCGCAAAAAGTCAAAGAAACTGTTCAAAGTGCAAAAGTTGAAACTAAAAAGGCTGACAAACCCGAGCAAGACAGTGACACAAACAGCGATGAATGTCCAGAAACACGagagtttgaaaaaatatcCAAGGAGAAACTTGAAGATGAGATGAACGAGCTTAGTGAtagaaaattgaataaaatagaaaaattggAAGTAGAAAATCAGCAAAATAAAACTCAAACAGAAGTAAAAAGTAAATCGTCGTtagatattgtaaaaaaagatAGGATATTATAG
- the LOC100114158 gene encoding SAP domain-containing ribonucleoprotein: MADSSYEKNLTELSKMKVADLKAELKQRGLPITGNKNELVERLQLAIHDSSLSLDETTDEILDEDAVLGDEEIETEELATKPDSQATPEKRKLSTDENNTATKKIILNRKNIIEEIKVDTEKKIEASKEETEKEEPEKKVIKLSELSTNERLEMRAKKFGVPLSETAKKEARAARFNITSDNTTNNSSKSAASIKSAPVHTSYEVLKKRAERFGTNVSTILDKAELEDKIEKRKQRFGEVKPIEKVVPTKIKLVK, from the exons ATGGCTGATTCGTCGTACGAGAAAAATTTGACCGAGCTTTCTAAAATGAAG GTGGCTGATCTGAAAGCTGAATTGAAACAAAGGGGACTGCCAATTACTGGAAACAAGAATGAGTTAGTAGAACGTCTTCAGTTAGCAATTCATG ATTCATCACTTTCTCTTGATGAAACAACCGATGAAATCTTGGATGAAGATGCAGTATTGGGG GATGAAGAAATAGAGACTGAAGAACTGGCTACAAAACCCGATTCACAAGCTACTCCAGAGAAGAGAAAACTATCCACTGATGAGAACAATACTGCTACAAAGAAAATTATACTAAACAGAAAGAATATCATCGAGGAGATCAAAGTTGAtacggagaaaaaaattgaagcaaGTAAAGAAGAAACTGAAAAAGAAGAACCTGAGAAAAAGGTTATAAAATTATCTGAACTTAGCACCAATGAG CGGTTAGAAATGAGGGCAAAAAAATTTGGTGTACCCTTGTCAGAAACTGCAAAGAAGGAAGCTCGCGCAGCAAGATTTAACATTACTTCAGATAATACAACTAATAATAGCAGTAAGTCAGCAGCATCAATCAAAAGCGCACCAGTACATACATCCTATGAAGTACTGAAGAAAAGAGCAGAAAGGTTTGGTACTAATGTTTCAACAATTTTGGACAAG gCGGAACTAGAAGACAAAATTGAAAAGCGCAAACAGAGATTTGGAGAAGTGAAACCTATTGAGAAAGTAGTTCCAACGAAAATCAAACTTGTTAAATGA